A genomic stretch from Aquila chrysaetos chrysaetos chromosome 1, bAquChr1.4, whole genome shotgun sequence includes:
- the RASL11B gene encoding ras-like protein family member 11B — MRLTQSMCTIAECAPGGEGCPPAAAAAAARPRLVKIAVVGGSGVGKTALVVRFLTRRFIGDYERNAGNLYSRHIQIDGEMLAIQVQDTPGVQIHEHSLHCNEQLNRCIRWADALVIVFSITDYKSYELLSHLYHHVRQLHPGNAVPVVIVANKADLLHIKEVEPQHGLQLANMLGCTFYEVSVSENYNDVFNAFHLLCKEVSKQQTTSTPERRRTSLIPRPKSPNMQDLKRRFKQALSAKVRTVTSV, encoded by the exons ATGCGCCTGACGCAGAGCATGTGCACCATCGCCGAGTGCGCGCCCGGCGGGGAGGGctgccctcccgccgccgctgctgccgccgcccggccccgcctcGTCAAGATCGCGGTGGTGGGGGGCAGCGGCGTGGGCAAGACAG CTCTGGTGGTGCGGTTCCTCACCCGGCGGTTCATCGGCGACTACGAGAGGAACGCAG GTAATCTCTACAGCAGGCACATCCAGATAGATGGAGAGATGTTGGCTATTCAAGTGCAAGATACTCCAGGAGTTCAG ATCCATGAACACAGTCTGCATTGTAATGAGCAGTTGAACAGATGCATTCGCTGGGCAGATGCCCTGGTGATTGTCTTCTCCATCACAGACTATAAGAGCTATGAACTACTCAGTCACCTTTACCATCACGTTCGTCAGTTGCATCCGGGAAACGCAGTCCCTGTTGTCATTGTTGCAAACAAAGCTGATCTCTTGCATATCAAAGAGGTGGAGCCTCAGCATGGACTTCAGCTGGCCAACATGCTGGGCTGTACTTTCTACGAAGTATCTGTCAGTGAAAACTACAATGACGTCTTCAATGCCTTCCATCTCCTCTGTAAAGAAGTCAGTAAACAGCAAACAACCAGCACCCCTGAGAGAAGGAGAACCTCTCTTATTCCACGACCAAAATCGCCCAACATGCAGGACCTGAAGAGAAGGTTTAAGCAAGCCCTGTCTGCCAAAGTGAGGACTGTCACTTCTGTTTGA